The genomic segment AGCAATCAAGGCTACAACGCCCGGCTGCTGGAGTGTCTCGCCGCAGATGGCACGATAAATTTTGGTTACGCCAGAATAACAGATCATCACACCCACCACGAAGAGCGAAATGCCGATGATGGCTGTGGCAAGCGTCTCGTATTTGCCATGACCATAATCATGGTCCTTATCTATCGGCTTATTGCCCAGTTTTACGAATACCAGTACCACCACATCGGTAGCGAAATCGGTAAGCGAGTGGATGGCATCCGCTATCATGGCTGCCGAATGTCCGAGAATACCTGCAGCAAACTTCAGCACGAGCAGCACCACATTGATGATGCTTCCCGCTATCGTCACCTTATATACTTCCTTTACTCTATCCGCATCAGCGGAATGATTCTTTTTCGTTTCTGCGGGCATCTCTTGCTCGTTATTTATTCTCTCATTCTTGTCCATACTATAAAATATAACAGAAGTCCTTTGCTTCCTTAATAATGTTTTTGTATAACCAAATTCCTGTCTTTCATGAATTGAGCGGCAAAAGTACATCTTTTTTCTGAAATCGGATAAAAAGAGAGATTAAAAAAGTATAACGAATGAGGAATAATGTGATAGCGAAGAGAGAAAAGCATGGAATTTTGTGATAAAACGCCTTAAAACAATAGGAATTTTGTGATTTTCAGTCCGAATTCCTTTGGAATTTTGTGATAAAGTTGTACTTTTGCACCCGATATCAGGTATTATATTATTCTGTGACAAGAACATTATCACAATAAAAGCGGTTGAAAAAACCGCAAGATGAAACAATTATGGTTTTAAATTACATTTGGATAGCATTTTTCGTGATTGCGTTCATCTTCGCACTCATCGGATTGGCAATGGGAGATACGACTATCTTCCAGAAGATTGTAGATTCCACCTTCGACTCATCCAAGAATGCCTTCAAGATTTCTCTCGGACTGACGGGCGTGCTCGCCCTCTGGCTTGGCATCATGAAGATTGGAGAGAAGGCGGGAGTAGTGAATGTGTTGGCAAGAGCACTCAGCCCGGTCTTCACCCGTCTCTTCCCTGACATTCCGAAAAACCATCCGGTGATGGGAAGCATCTTCATGAATATCGCTTCGAATATGCTGGGACTCGATAATGCGGCAACACCTACAGGATTGAAGGCGATGCAGCAGATGCAGGAACTCAACACGAAGAAGGATACGGCGACGAACCCGATGATTATGTTCCTGGTTCTGAACACCTCAGGACTCACCATCATCCCTACCACCATCCTTGCCTTCCGTGCCTCCTATGGTGCAGCCCAGCCTACGGATGTCTTCATCCCTATCCTGATGGCTACGCTCGTGGCTACGCTTGCCGGAATCATCATCACTTCGCTCTGGCAGCGCATCAACATCCTGCAGCCGGTATTGCTCGTTACTCTGTTGGGAATGTGCGCCTTCGTAGGCATCATCATCTGGGGATTCGGACAGATGGACAAGGATACGATGAACACGGTTACCACCTTGGCTTCTAACATGATTCTCCTGGGCATCATCCTCTGCTTCATCCTGGCTGGTTTCTGGAAGAAGGTGAATGTATATGATGCATTTATCGAGGGAGCGAAGGAAGGTTTTACTACTGCGGTGAAGATTATCCCTTATCTCGTAGCTATCCTTGTGGGCATCGGCGTGTTCCGTGCTTCGGGAGCGATGGATATGGTGATTCAAGGCATTTCGTGGTCGGTAGAACAATGCGGCTTGAACGCCGATTTCGTAGGCGCCCTACCTACCGCCATCATGAAACCGCTGTCGGGAAGTGGTGCACGAGGCATGATGCTGGAGGCGATGAAGAACTATGGTCCTGATTCGTTTGTGGGCAGATTGAGCTGCATCTTCCAGGGTTCCACCGACACCACCTTCTATATATTGGCAGTATATTTCGGAAGCGTAAGCATTAGGAATACCCGCCACGCCGTGGCTTGCGGCTTGCTCGCCGATTTGGCTGGAGTCATCGCAGCAATCGCTGTTGCATATTTATTCTTCGGATAAGAGTCTCCCACAGATTTCACAGATTTACACAGATAATCTTTGAATGACGACGCAAGTCCAATTTAACATTTAATACTTAACATTCAACATTAAGAAAGATAATGGCAAGTTTAAAATCACTAGCAAAGGATACCGCCATCTATGGTTTGAGCAGTATCATCGGCAGATTCCTCAACTATCTGCTTGTACCACTCTATACGGCTAAGATCAGCGCCGCAAGTGGTGGTTATGGTGTCATCACCAACATGTACGCCTATACGGCGTTACTCCTCGTTATCCTGACCTACGGAATGGAGACCACCTTCTTCCGTTTTGTCAACAAGGAGGGAGAAAACTCAGAAAAAGTTTATCACACGGTTTTGAGCATGGTGGGCTTCACCTCCCTGCTCTTCATCGCCCTGGTACTCCTCTTCATTACGCCTTTGAGCGATGCGATGGGCTACGCCGACCATCCGGCTTATGTATGGACCATGTTCGTAACCGTGGCTATTGATGCCTTCCAGTGCATCCCGTTCGCTTACCTCAGATACAAGAAGCGCCCATTGAAGTTTGCTGCCTTCAAGTTGCTCTTCATCGGTCTGAACATTGCGCTCAACCTGGTTTACTACGTCATCATGGATGGTCACGATGTGGGTTATGCTTTCTACATCAACCTGGTTTGTACCGGCTCCATCACCTTCTGTTTCTACAAGGAACTGAAGGAAGGATTCATGGGCGAGAAATGCTCCTGGAGCGAATGTAAGGTGCTCGTCAGGAAGATGATGGGCTACAGTTGGCCAATCCTCGTGCTCGGTATTGCCGGTATTCTGAACCAGACAGCCGATAAGATTCTCTTCCCTTACATCTATGAGAAGGGCGATGCTCATGCACAGCTCGGAATCTACGGAGCAGCCAGCAAGATTGCGATGATCATGGCGATGATTACCCAGGCTTTCCGCTATGCTTACGAACCGTTCGTATTCGGCAAGGCGAAAGATAAGGACAACCGACAGACTTACGCTTCGGCGATGAAATATTTCGTTATCTTCACCCTGCTCGCCTTCCTGGTGGTAGTAGGTTATCTGGATGTATTGCGCCACATCATCGGTCGCGACTACTGGGATGGTTTGAAGGTAGTGCCTATCGTAATGGCTGCCGAAATCATGATGGGAGTATATTTCAACCTCAGTTTCTGGTACAAGCTCATCGACAAGACCATCTGGGGTGCTTACTTCTCGGGCATCGGTTGTGCGGTATTGATTGCCATCAACGTTATCTTCGTACCAGTTTATGGTTACATCGCCTGTGCCTGGGCTGGTTTCATAGGCTATGGAACAGCCATGCTTCTCTCCTACTTCGTGGGTCAGAAGAAGTATCCTATCAACTATCCGGTGAAGGAGATTATGATTTATGTGGTTCTCGCCCTCATCCTCTTCGCAGGAATGACCGAGGCTAACAGATACTTCTCCAGTGGAATTGCCTGCCTCATCAACACGGTGCTCATCCTCATCTTCGCCGCCTATCTCGTGAAGAAGGATTTCCCATTGAAGAGTCTGCCGGTGGTGGGAAAATACTTTAGAAAGTAAGAGATTCCAATCATTGAGATTATATTCCAAGAAGTCCGTGGACAATGTGTAAGTCCACGGACTTCTTTTGTTTATATTATACAGAACCTTCGCATGCGGTTCAAGAATAGACAAAAGGACCCAATGTTCCTGGTCCCGAGCAATACTCAGGATATAATAGCAGCCAGCAAGGCGCCCTGTAAGAGCTAAAGCAAACGGCTGAGTGAACGAAACGAGACGACTGAGTATTTTGAAGGATATGACTATGCAAGCTGAAGGATACGGCTCCGTTAACCGAAGGATACGGCTCCGTAAGCTGAAGAATATGACTGCGCAAGTGAAAGAAGACGTCTGATCAGGTTCAAAGAGATAGAATATGGAGTTCAAGGAGACTGCTTCTGGAAAGTTGCCACTAGGCTCAGCAGCTCTGCTGAGCCTAGTCAGCAGGTCTGCTCACTGCAGTCAGCAGGTCTGCCGAGCATACTAAGAAAGCAGCTGGTATGCGCACTTGCATATCAGCTGTTTTTGCACTTTTTAGTTCGACTTGTTGTAAAATATCACACTTTTAAGGACGACCTTTTGTGGTTTTACACATTTTTAAGGACGTTTTTTGTGGTTTTTCAAAAGAAATCAGTATCTTTGCAGCAATATTCCCTCACAAAAGTGTTGGTAATAAGGTATTATTCCCTCACAAAAATGTACAGACACAAATATCATTCCCTCACAAAAGTGTAGCAAACATGAAAAGATTCATATACAACCATCTGAAAGACTGGAAATTATCCA from the Segatella copri genome contains:
- a CDS encoding nucleoside recognition domain-containing protein; its protein translation is MVLNYIWIAFFVIAFIFALIGLAMGDTTIFQKIVDSTFDSSKNAFKISLGLTGVLALWLGIMKIGEKAGVVNVLARALSPVFTRLFPDIPKNHPVMGSIFMNIASNMLGLDNAATPTGLKAMQQMQELNTKKDTATNPMIMFLVLNTSGLTIIPTTILAFRASYGAAQPTDVFIPILMATLVATLAGIIITSLWQRINILQPVLLVTLLGMCAFVGIIIWGFGQMDKDTMNTVTTLASNMILLGIILCFILAGFWKKVNVYDAFIEGAKEGFTTAVKIIPYLVAILVGIGVFRASGAMDMVIQGISWSVEQCGLNADFVGALPTAIMKPLSGSGARGMMLEAMKNYGPDSFVGRLSCIFQGSTDTTFYILAVYFGSVSIRNTRHAVACGLLADLAGVIAAIAVAYLFFG
- a CDS encoding lipopolysaccharide biosynthesis protein, encoding MASLKSLAKDTAIYGLSSIIGRFLNYLLVPLYTAKISAASGGYGVITNMYAYTALLLVILTYGMETTFFRFVNKEGENSEKVYHTVLSMVGFTSLLFIALVLLFITPLSDAMGYADHPAYVWTMFVTVAIDAFQCIPFAYLRYKKRPLKFAAFKLLFIGLNIALNLVYYVIMDGHDVGYAFYINLVCTGSITFCFYKELKEGFMGEKCSWSECKVLVRKMMGYSWPILVLGIAGILNQTADKILFPYIYEKGDAHAQLGIYGAASKIAMIMAMITQAFRYAYEPFVFGKAKDKDNRQTYASAMKYFVIFTLLAFLVVVGYLDVLRHIIGRDYWDGLKVVPIVMAAEIMMGVYFNLSFWYKLIDKTIWGAYFSGIGCAVLIAINVIFVPVYGYIACAWAGFIGYGTAMLLSYFVGQKKYPINYPVKEIMIYVVLALILFAGMTEANRYFSSGIACLINTVLILIFAAYLVKKDFPLKSLPVVGKYFRK